In Neofelis nebulosa isolate mNeoNeb1 chromosome 7, mNeoNeb1.pri, whole genome shotgun sequence, the following proteins share a genomic window:
- the MIDEAS gene encoding mitotic deacetylase-associated SANT domain protein isoform X1 yields the protein MNLQAQPKSQNKRKRCLFGDQEPAPKEQPPPLQAPQQPPAPPQSTRVKEEPYFGHEGPAGAAPVSQPVELPPPNSLALLNSVVYGSERTTAAMLSQQVGSVKWPNSVMAPGRGPERGGGGGVSDSGWQQQPGQPPPHSTWNRHSLPLYSGPKGSPHPGMGVSTYYNHPEALKREKGGGPQLDRYGNAVRPMMPQKVQLEVGRPQTPLNSFHVAKKPPNQTLPLQPFQLAFGHQVNRQVFRQGPPPPNPVAAFPPQKQPQPQQPQQQQQQQAALPQMQLFENFYPMQQPPSQQPQDFGLQPAGPLGQSHLAHHSMAPYPFPPNPDMNPELRKALLQESAPQPVLPQSQIAFPRRSRRLSKEGVLPSAPLDVAGTQPGQEPTSNLFLHHWPPQQPPPGPLGHPHSEALGFPLELRESQLLSDGERLAPNGREREAPTMGNEEGMRAVGTGDCGQVLRGGVIQSTRRRRRASQEANLLTLAQKAVELASLQNTKDANGSEEKRKSVLASTTKCGVEFSEPSLAAKRAREDSGMVPLIIPVSVPVRTVDPTEAAQAGGVDEDGKGPEQNPAEHKPSVIVTRRRSTRIPGADAPAQADDMNVKLEGEPSVRKPKQRPRPEPLIIPTKAGTFIAPPVYSNITPYQSHLRSPVRLADHPSERSFELPPYTPPPILSPVREGSGLYFNAIMSTSSIPAPPPITPKSAHRTLLRSNSAEVTPPVLSVMGEATPVSIEPRINVGSRFQAEIPSIRDRALAAADPHKADLVWQPWEDLESSREKQRQVEDLLTAACSSIFPGAGTNQELALHCLHESRGDILETLNKLLLKKPLRPHNHPLATYHYTGSDQWKMAERKLFNKGIAIYKKDFFLVQQLIQTKTVAQCVEFYYTYKKQVKIGRNGTLTFGDVDTSDEKSAQEEVEVDIKTSQKFPRMPLPRRESPSEERLEPKREVKEPRKEGEEEVPEIQEKGEQEEGRERSRRAAAVKATQTLQANESANDILILRSHESNAPGSAGGQASEKPREGAGKSRRALPFSEKKKKPETFNKTQNQENTFPCKKCGRVFYKVKSRSAHMKSHAEQEKKAAALRQKEKEAAAAAATAAAASPHQPALREESGAGERG from the exons ATGAACCTCCAGGCCCAGCCCAAGTCTCAGAACAAACGGAAGCGTTGCCTCTTTGGGGACCAGGAGCCAGCTCCCAAggagcagcccccacccctgcaggccccacagcagcccccagcccctccacaGTCCACCAGAGTGAAGGAGGAGCCTTACTTTGGGCACGAGGGTCCGGCAGGGGCCGCCCCTGTCTCCCAGCCTGTGGAGTTACCCCCTCCGAACAGCCTGGCCCTGCTGAACTCTGTGGTGTATGGTTCCGAGCGGACCACGGCGGCCATGTTGTCCCAGCAGGTGGGCTCGGTCAAGTGGCCCAACTCTGTGATGGCTCCAGGGCGGGGCCCTGAGCGTGGAGGCGGTGGGGGTGTCAGTGACAGTGGCTGGCAGCAGCAGCCAGGCCAGCCTCCACCCCACTCGACATGGAACCGCCACAGCCTGCCCCTCTACAGCGGACCCAAGGGGAGCCCTCATCCTGGCATGGGGGTCTCTACCTACTACAACCACCCCGAGGCACTGAAGCGGGAGAAAGGAGGCGGACCGCAGCTGGACCGCTACGGAAATGCCGTGCGGCCGATGATGCCACAGAAGGTGCAGCTGGAGGTAGGGCGGCCCCAGACGCCCCTGAACTCTTTCCATGTGGCCAAGAAGCCCCCAAACCAGACACTGCCCCTGCAACCTTTCCAGCTGGCGTTCGGCCACCAGGTGAACCGGCAGGTCTTCCGGCAGGGCCCACCGCCCCCCAACCCCGTTGCGGCTTTCCCACCGCAgaagcagccgcagccgcagcagccgcaacagcagcagcagcaacaggcCGCCCTTCCCCAGATGCAGCTCTTTGAGAACTTCTATCCCATGCAGCAGCCACCCTCTCAGCAGCCCCAGGACTTTGGCCTGCAGCCGGCCGGACCCCTGGGGCAATCCCACCTGGCTCACCACAGCATGGCGccctaccccttcccccccaacccTGATATGAACCCAGAACTGCGCAAGGCCCTCCTGCAGGAGTCAGCCCCACAGCCTGTGCTACCTCAGTCCCAGATCGCCTTCCCCCGCCGCTCCCGCCGCCTCTCGAAGGAGGGTGTCCTGCCTTCTGCCCCTCTGGATGTGGCTGGCACCCAGCCTGGACAGGAGCCCACCAGCAACCTATTCCTACATCACTGGCCCCCACAGCAGCCACCACCCGGGCCCTTGGGGCACCCCCATTCTGAAGCTCTGGGATTCCCGCTGGAGCTGAGGGAGTCACAGTTGCTGTCTGATGGGGAGAGACTGGCACCCAACGGTCGGGAGCGGGAGGCTCCCACGATGGGCAACGAGGAGGGCATGCGGGCAGTGGGCACAGGGGACTGTGGGCAGGTGCTACGGGGTGGGGTGATCCAGAGCACTCGACGGAGGCGCCGGGCATCCCAGGAGGCCAATTTGCTGACCCTGGCCCAGAAGGCAGTGGAGCTGGCCTCACTGCAGAACACAAAG gaTGCCAATGGCTCTGAGGAGAAGCGGAAAAGTGTGCTGGCTTCAACCACCAAGTGTGGGGTGGAGTTTTCTGAGCCTTCCTTAGCTGCCAAGCGAGCACGAGAGGACAGTGGGATGGTACCCCTCATCATCCCAGTGTCTGTGCCTGTGCGGACTGTGGACCCAACTGAGGCAGCCCAAGCTGgaggtgttgatgaggatggaAAGGGTCCCGAACAGAACCCCGCTGAACACAAGCCGTCAGTCATTGTCACCCGCAGGCGGTCCACCCGTATTCCTGGGGCTGATGCTCCAGCTCAG gctGATGACATGAATGTCAAGTTGGAAGGCGAACCTTCAGTGCGGAAACCAAAGCAGCGGCCACGGCCTGAGCCCCTGATCATCCCTACCAAGGCGGGCACTTTCATTGCCCCTCCCGTCTACTCCAACATCACCCCATACCAGAGCCACCTGCGCTCTCCTGTCCGCCTAGCTGACCACCCCTCTGAGCGGAGTTTTGAGCTACCCCCCtacacccctcccccaatcctCAGTCCTGTGCGGGAAGGCTCCGGCCTCTATTTCAATGCCATCATGTCAACCAGCAgcatcccagcccctcctcccatcACGCCAAAGAGTGCCCATCGCACCCTGCTCCGGTCTA ATAGCGCTGAAGTCACCCCACCTGTCCTCTCTGTGATGGGGGAGGCCACCCCAGTGAGCATCGAGCC ACGGATCAACGTGGGCTCCCGGTTCCAAGCGGAAATCCCCTCCATAAGGGATCGTGCTCTGGCAGCTGCAGACCCCCACAAGGCCGACTTGGTGTGGCAGCCGTGGGAGGACCTAGAGAGCAGCCGGGAGAAGCAGAGGCAAG TGGAAGACCTGTTGACAGCCGCCTGCTCCAGTATTTTCCCTGGAGCTGGCACCAACCAGGAGCTGGCCCTGCACTGTCTGCATGAGTCCAGGGGAGACATCCTG GAAACGCTGAATAAGCTGCTACTGAAGAAGCCCCTGCGGCCCCATAACCACCCACTGGCAACTTATCACTACACAG GTTCTGACCAGTGGAAGATGGCTGAGAGGAAGCTGTTCAACAAGGGCATTGCCATCTATAAGAAGGATTTCTTCCTGGTGCAGCAGCTG ATCCAGACCAAGACCGTGGCCCAATGCGTGGAATTCTACTACACCTACAAGAAGCAGGTGAAAATTGGTCGCAACGGGACGCTAACCTTCGGGGATGTGGATACAAGTGACGAGAAGTCGGCCCAGGAAGAGGTTGAAGTGGATATTAAG ACTTCCCAGAAGTTCCCAAGGATGCCTCTTCCCAGAAGAGAGTCTCCAAGTGAAGAGAGGCTGGAGCCCAAGAGAGAAGTAAAGGAGcccaggaaggagggggaggaggaagtgcCAGAGATCCAGGAGAAGGGAGAGCAGGAAGAGGGGCGAGAGCGAAGCCGGAGGGCAGCGGCTGTCAAAGCCACACAGACACTACAGGCCAATGAGTCG GCCAATGACATCCTCATCCTCCGAAGCCACGAGTCTAACGCCCCTGGCTCTGCTGGTGGCCAAGCCTCAGAGAAGCCAAGAGAGGGGGCAGGAAAGTCACGGAGGGCACTACCTTTCtcggagaagaagaaaaaaccgGAGACATTTAACAAGACCCAGAATCAGGAGAACACTTTCCCTTGTAAAAAGTGTGGCAG GGTGTTTTACAAGGTGAAGAGCCGCAGCGCCCACATGAAGAGCCACGCAGAACAGGAGAAGAAGGCTGCCGCCctgaggcagaaggagaaggaggccGCTGCCGCCGCGGCAACCGCAGCCGCCGCCTCTCCGCACCAGCCCGCGCTGCGCGAGGAGAGCGGCGCGGGTGAGAGGGGCTGA
- the MIDEAS gene encoding mitotic deacetylase-associated SANT domain protein isoform X2 translates to MNLQAQPKSQNKRKRCLFGDQEPAPKEQPPPLQAPQQPPAPPQSTRVKEEPYFGHEGPAGAAPVSQPVELPPPNSLALLNSVVYGSERTTAAMLSQQVGSVKWPNSVMAPGRGPERGGGGGVSDSGWQQQPGQPPPHSTWNRHSLPLYSGPKGSPHPGMGVSTYYNHPEALKREKGGGPQLDRYGNAVRPMMPQKVQLEVGRPQTPLNSFHVAKKPPNQTLPLQPFQLAFGHQVNRQVFRQGPPPPNPVAAFPPQKQPQPQQPQQQQQQQAALPQMQLFENFYPMQQPPSQQPQDFGLQPAGPLGQSHLAHHSMAPYPFPPNPDMNPELRKALLQESAPQPVLPQSQIAFPRRSRRLSKEGVLPSAPLDVAGTQPGQEPTSNLFLHHWPPQQPPPGPLGHPHSEALGFPLELRESQLLSDGERLAPNGREREAPTMGNEEGMRAVGTGDCGQVLRGGVIQSTRRRRRASQEANLLTLAQKAVELASLQNTKDANGSEEKRKSVLASTTKCGVEFSEPSLAAKRAREDSGMVPLIIPVSVPVRTVDPTEAAQAGGVDEDGKGPEQNPAEHKPSVIVTRRRSTRIPGADAPAQADDMNVKLEGEPSVRKPKQRPRPEPLIIPTKAGTFIAPPVYSNITPYQSHLRSPVRLADHPSERSFELPPYTPPPILSPVREGSGLYFNAIMSTSSIPAPPPITPKSAHRTLLRSNSAEVTPPVLSVMGEATPVSIEPRINVGSRFQAEIPSIRDRALAAADPHKADLVWQPWEDLESSREKQRQVEDLLTAACSSIFPGAGTNQELALHCLHESRGDILETLNKLLLKKPLRPHNHPLATYHYTGSDQWKMAERKLFNKGIAIYKKDFFLVQQLIQTKTVAQCVEFYYTYKKQVKIGRNGTLTFGDVDTSDEKSAQEEVEVDIKANDILILRSHESNAPGSAGGQASEKPREGAGKSRRALPFSEKKKKPETFNKTQNQENTFPCKKCGRVFYKVKSRSAHMKSHAEQEKKAAALRQKEKEAAAAAATAAAASPHQPALREESGAGERG, encoded by the exons ATGAACCTCCAGGCCCAGCCCAAGTCTCAGAACAAACGGAAGCGTTGCCTCTTTGGGGACCAGGAGCCAGCTCCCAAggagcagcccccacccctgcaggccccacagcagcccccagcccctccacaGTCCACCAGAGTGAAGGAGGAGCCTTACTTTGGGCACGAGGGTCCGGCAGGGGCCGCCCCTGTCTCCCAGCCTGTGGAGTTACCCCCTCCGAACAGCCTGGCCCTGCTGAACTCTGTGGTGTATGGTTCCGAGCGGACCACGGCGGCCATGTTGTCCCAGCAGGTGGGCTCGGTCAAGTGGCCCAACTCTGTGATGGCTCCAGGGCGGGGCCCTGAGCGTGGAGGCGGTGGGGGTGTCAGTGACAGTGGCTGGCAGCAGCAGCCAGGCCAGCCTCCACCCCACTCGACATGGAACCGCCACAGCCTGCCCCTCTACAGCGGACCCAAGGGGAGCCCTCATCCTGGCATGGGGGTCTCTACCTACTACAACCACCCCGAGGCACTGAAGCGGGAGAAAGGAGGCGGACCGCAGCTGGACCGCTACGGAAATGCCGTGCGGCCGATGATGCCACAGAAGGTGCAGCTGGAGGTAGGGCGGCCCCAGACGCCCCTGAACTCTTTCCATGTGGCCAAGAAGCCCCCAAACCAGACACTGCCCCTGCAACCTTTCCAGCTGGCGTTCGGCCACCAGGTGAACCGGCAGGTCTTCCGGCAGGGCCCACCGCCCCCCAACCCCGTTGCGGCTTTCCCACCGCAgaagcagccgcagccgcagcagccgcaacagcagcagcagcaacaggcCGCCCTTCCCCAGATGCAGCTCTTTGAGAACTTCTATCCCATGCAGCAGCCACCCTCTCAGCAGCCCCAGGACTTTGGCCTGCAGCCGGCCGGACCCCTGGGGCAATCCCACCTGGCTCACCACAGCATGGCGccctaccccttcccccccaacccTGATATGAACCCAGAACTGCGCAAGGCCCTCCTGCAGGAGTCAGCCCCACAGCCTGTGCTACCTCAGTCCCAGATCGCCTTCCCCCGCCGCTCCCGCCGCCTCTCGAAGGAGGGTGTCCTGCCTTCTGCCCCTCTGGATGTGGCTGGCACCCAGCCTGGACAGGAGCCCACCAGCAACCTATTCCTACATCACTGGCCCCCACAGCAGCCACCACCCGGGCCCTTGGGGCACCCCCATTCTGAAGCTCTGGGATTCCCGCTGGAGCTGAGGGAGTCACAGTTGCTGTCTGATGGGGAGAGACTGGCACCCAACGGTCGGGAGCGGGAGGCTCCCACGATGGGCAACGAGGAGGGCATGCGGGCAGTGGGCACAGGGGACTGTGGGCAGGTGCTACGGGGTGGGGTGATCCAGAGCACTCGACGGAGGCGCCGGGCATCCCAGGAGGCCAATTTGCTGACCCTGGCCCAGAAGGCAGTGGAGCTGGCCTCACTGCAGAACACAAAG gaTGCCAATGGCTCTGAGGAGAAGCGGAAAAGTGTGCTGGCTTCAACCACCAAGTGTGGGGTGGAGTTTTCTGAGCCTTCCTTAGCTGCCAAGCGAGCACGAGAGGACAGTGGGATGGTACCCCTCATCATCCCAGTGTCTGTGCCTGTGCGGACTGTGGACCCAACTGAGGCAGCCCAAGCTGgaggtgttgatgaggatggaAAGGGTCCCGAACAGAACCCCGCTGAACACAAGCCGTCAGTCATTGTCACCCGCAGGCGGTCCACCCGTATTCCTGGGGCTGATGCTCCAGCTCAG gctGATGACATGAATGTCAAGTTGGAAGGCGAACCTTCAGTGCGGAAACCAAAGCAGCGGCCACGGCCTGAGCCCCTGATCATCCCTACCAAGGCGGGCACTTTCATTGCCCCTCCCGTCTACTCCAACATCACCCCATACCAGAGCCACCTGCGCTCTCCTGTCCGCCTAGCTGACCACCCCTCTGAGCGGAGTTTTGAGCTACCCCCCtacacccctcccccaatcctCAGTCCTGTGCGGGAAGGCTCCGGCCTCTATTTCAATGCCATCATGTCAACCAGCAgcatcccagcccctcctcccatcACGCCAAAGAGTGCCCATCGCACCCTGCTCCGGTCTA ATAGCGCTGAAGTCACCCCACCTGTCCTCTCTGTGATGGGGGAGGCCACCCCAGTGAGCATCGAGCC ACGGATCAACGTGGGCTCCCGGTTCCAAGCGGAAATCCCCTCCATAAGGGATCGTGCTCTGGCAGCTGCAGACCCCCACAAGGCCGACTTGGTGTGGCAGCCGTGGGAGGACCTAGAGAGCAGCCGGGAGAAGCAGAGGCAAG TGGAAGACCTGTTGACAGCCGCCTGCTCCAGTATTTTCCCTGGAGCTGGCACCAACCAGGAGCTGGCCCTGCACTGTCTGCATGAGTCCAGGGGAGACATCCTG GAAACGCTGAATAAGCTGCTACTGAAGAAGCCCCTGCGGCCCCATAACCACCCACTGGCAACTTATCACTACACAG GTTCTGACCAGTGGAAGATGGCTGAGAGGAAGCTGTTCAACAAGGGCATTGCCATCTATAAGAAGGATTTCTTCCTGGTGCAGCAGCTG ATCCAGACCAAGACCGTGGCCCAATGCGTGGAATTCTACTACACCTACAAGAAGCAGGTGAAAATTGGTCGCAACGGGACGCTAACCTTCGGGGATGTGGATACAAGTGACGAGAAGTCGGCCCAGGAAGAGGTTGAAGTGGATATTAAG GCCAATGACATCCTCATCCTCCGAAGCCACGAGTCTAACGCCCCTGGCTCTGCTGGTGGCCAAGCCTCAGAGAAGCCAAGAGAGGGGGCAGGAAAGTCACGGAGGGCACTACCTTTCtcggagaagaagaaaaaaccgGAGACATTTAACAAGACCCAGAATCAGGAGAACACTTTCCCTTGTAAAAAGTGTGGCAG GGTGTTTTACAAGGTGAAGAGCCGCAGCGCCCACATGAAGAGCCACGCAGAACAGGAGAAGAAGGCTGCCGCCctgaggcagaaggagaaggaggccGCTGCCGCCGCGGCAACCGCAGCCGCCGCCTCTCCGCACCAGCCCGCGCTGCGCGAGGAGAGCGGCGCGGGTGAGAGGGGCTGA